From a single Leopardus geoffroyi isolate Oge1 chromosome E1, O.geoffroyi_Oge1_pat1.0, whole genome shotgun sequence genomic region:
- the LOC123603182 gene encoding olfactory receptor 1D2, producing MHGSNQSGDSEFLLLGISESPEQQRILFWMFLSMYLVTVVGNVLIILAISFDPRLHTPMYFFLANLSFTDLFFVTNTIPKMLVSLQSQNKAISYAGCLTQLYFLVSLVALDNLILATMAYDRYVAICRPLRYTTAMSPGLCILLLTLCWALSVLYGLTHTLLMTRVTFCGSRKIHYIFCEMYVLLRLACSNTQVNHTVLIATGCFIFLTPLGFMIMSYVRIVRTILQIPSVTGKYKAFSTCASHLAVVSLFYGTLGMVYLQPLQTYSMKDSVATVMYAVVTPMMNPFIYSLRNKDMHGALGRLLLGKAFQRLT from the coding sequence ATGCACGGAAGCAACCAGAGTGGAGACTCCGAGTTCCTGCTCCTGGGGATCTCGGAGAGTCCTGAGCAGCAGCGGATCCTATTCTGGATGTTCCTGTCCATGTACCTGGTCACAGTGGTGGGAAATGTGCTCATCATCCTGGCCATCAGCTTTGACCCCCGCTTGCACactcccatgtacttcttcctggccaACCTCTCCTTCACCGACCTCTTCTTCGTCACCAACACAATCCCCAAGATGCTGGTGAGCCTTCAGTCTCAGAACAAAGCCATCTCCTATGCAGGGTGTCTGACGCAGCTCTACTTCCTCGTCTCCTTGGTGGCCCTGGACAACCTCATCCTGGCCACAATGGCatatgaccgctatgtggccatctgccgCCCCCTCCGTTACACCACGGCCATGAGCCCTGGACTCTGCATTTTGCTCCTCACCTTGTGTTGGGCACTTTCTGTCCTCTATGGCCTCACCCACACCCTCCTCATGACCAGGGTGACCTTCTGTGGTTCCCGGAAGATCCACTACATCTTCTGTGAGATGTATGTCCTGCTGAGGCTCGCGTGTTCTAACACCCAAGTCAATCACACGGTGCTGATTGCCACAGGCTGCTTTATCTTCCTTACCCCCTTAGGATTCATGATCATGTCCTATGTCCGGATTGTCAGAACTATTCTCCAAATACCCTCAGTGACTGGGAAGTACaaagccttctccacctgtgccTCACATTTGGCTGTGGTCTCCCTCTTCTATGGGACACTTGGTATGGTATATCTGCAGCCCCTCCAAACTTACTCCATGAAGGACTCAGTAGCCACAGTGATGTATGCTGTGGTGACCCCCATGATGAACCCTttcatctacagcctgaggaacaaGGACATGCATGGGGCTCTGGGAAGACTCCTCCTAGGGAAAGCCTTCCAGAGGTTGACATGA